In Nycticebus coucang isolate mNycCou1 chromosome 9, mNycCou1.pri, whole genome shotgun sequence, the following are encoded in one genomic region:
- the LOC128594543 gene encoding peroxisomal succinyl-coenzyme A thioesterase-like: MTAALSLEPAGRCCWDKPVRIAVHGLAPEQPVTLRASLRDERGALFQAHARYCADARGELDLARAPALGGSFAGLEPMGLLWALEPEKPFWRFLKRDVQTPFAVELEVLDGHGPEAGRLLGRAVHERDFLSPGVQREPVRAGRVRATLFLPPGPGPFPGIIDIFGLGGGLLEYRASLLAGHGFATLALAYYDFEDLPKQVDGVHLEYFEEALCYMLQHPQVKGPGIGLLGLSLGADICLSMASFLKNVSATVSINGSAFSGNSGIYYKQTSIPPLGYDLRRTKVVFPGLLDIVDVRNDMIGGCENPSMIPIEKAQGPILFIVGQDDHNWRSELYAQVASERLQAHGKEKPEIMCYPGTGHYIEPPYFPMCPASFHILLHKPVVWGGEPRPHSRAQVDAWNQIISFFYRHLGGTQKSAFPKL; encoded by the exons ATGACGGCGGCGCTGAGCCTGGAGCCCGCGGGCCGCTGCTGCTGGGACAAGCCGGTGCGCATCGCCGTGCACGGCCTGGCCCCTGAACAGCCGGTCACGCTGCGCGCGTCCCTGCGCGACGAGAGGGGCGCGCTCTTCCAGGCCCACGCGCGCTACTGCGCCGATGCCCGCGGCGAGCTGGACCTGGCGCGCGCGCCCGCCCTGGGCGGCAGTTTCGCGGGGCTCGAGCCCATGGGGCTGCTCTGGGCGCTGGAGCCCGAAAAGCCTTTCTGGCGCTTTCTCAAGCGCGACGTGCAGACGCCCTTCGCCGTGGAGCTGGAGGTGCTGGACGGCCACGGGCCTGAGGCCGGACGGCTGCTGGGCCGGGCGGTGCACGAGCGCGACTTTTTGTCGCCCGGGGTGCAGCGGGAGCCTGTGCGCGCGGGCCGGGTGCGCGCCACGCTCTTCCTGCCTCCAG gaCCTGGACCCTTCCCAGGAATCATTGACATCTTTGGTCTTGGAGGGGGCCTGTTGGAATATCGAGCCAGCCTTCTGGCTGGCCATGGTTTTGCCACATTGGCTCTAGCTTATTATGACTTTGAAGATCTCCCCAAGCAAGTGGACGGCGTACACCTGGAGTACTTTGAAGAAGCCTTGTGCTACATGCTTCAGCACCCCCAG gTAAAGGGCCCAGGTATTGGGCTTTTGGGCCTTTCTCTAGGGGCTGATATTTGTCTCTCGATGGCCTCATTCTTGAAGAATGTCTCAGCCACAGTTTCCATCAATGGATCTGCGTTCAGTGGAAACAGTGGCATATACTATAAGCAGACCAGCATCCCACCATTGGGCTATGACCTGAGGAGAACCAAAGTAGTTTTCCCAGGCCTCCTGGACATTGTGGATGTACGGAATGATATGATCGGCGGTTGTGAGAACCCTAGCATGATTCCAATAGAGAAAGCCCAGGGGCCCATCCTCTTCATTGTTGGTCAGGATGACCACAACTGGAGGAGTGAGTTATATGCCCAGGTAGCTTCTGAACGGTTACAGGCCCACGGAAAGGAAAAACCCGAAATCATGTGTTACCCTGGGACTGGGCATTACATCGAGCCTCCTTACTTCCCCATGTGCCCAGCTTCCTTTCATATATTACTGCACAAACCTGTGGTCTGGGGTGGGGAGCCCAGGCCTCATTCTAGGGCTCAGGTAGATGCTTGGAATCAAATTATATCCTTCTTCTACAGACATCTGGGAGGTACCCAGAAGAGTGCTTTCCCCAAATTGTAA